From one Geoalkalibacter halelectricus genomic stretch:
- a CDS encoding APC family permease, translated as MNPFRYLHASSGADGRKLGTFLGVFTPTILTILGVIMYLRFGWVVGNVGLGKTLLIVLLANGITLITALSLSAVATNTRVGVGGAYYIISRSLGLEIGAAIGLPLFLCQVVSVTLYSYGFAESLRILWPGIPVPFVAFLVILAVGWLASRGVGFALRAQLPVMALIALSLLALILGVLFGTAPEAPPAPLQSVAETVGFWTVFAVFFPAVTGIMAGLSLSGDLRDSKTSIPLGTLAAVCTGFAIYLLVPILLAAGADPVSLREDSLIWTKLAVLGPWLVLPGLWGAIFSSAVGSALAGPRTLQALAMDRLAPRWLASSDEPRGALALTIGIALTAVLLGDLNTVALVVTMFFLTVYGTINLVAALEGLSGNPSWRPRVRIHWGVPLTGAVACFAAMLLIHATAGIIAIIIELALWIFLARRERKADWGDVRRDVYEALIRWALIRLSRRPMTARNWRPHLLVFVGRVERRLDLVRFGNWFSANRGVLTVCELVPGELLDIDFEPPRRQKEMEAVLRREGLVAFGQVSVVESVERGILAVAQANGIAGIESNTVLLGWPDDPQRLVYFLRVIRKLRRLNQSFILAKLKPLAPGREGRRRTVDVWWGGLQQNGDLMLLLAYLLTRNPEWRGARIRILSLASNPLAKEQTERILCRLIPEIRIEADIDVKIKEEGYSVHKAIHAESAKADVVILGLGTPVAGDEERHAQRLRELAEGLPTCFFVNNGSLFIGELVTTTEGVGAAGVAAPASRGPGWSGTTGAHPNGTAVD; from the coding sequence TTGAACCCTTTCCGTTACCTGCATGCCTCCTCCGGCGCCGACGGGCGCAAGCTGGGGACCTTTCTCGGGGTCTTCACCCCCACCATCCTCACCATCCTCGGCGTGATCATGTACCTGCGCTTCGGCTGGGTGGTGGGCAACGTGGGGTTGGGCAAAACCCTGCTGATCGTTTTGCTGGCCAACGGCATTACCCTCATCACCGCCTTGTCCTTGTCGGCGGTGGCAACCAACACCCGCGTCGGGGTTGGCGGCGCCTATTACATCATCTCGCGCAGCCTGGGGCTGGAAATCGGCGCCGCCATCGGCTTGCCGCTGTTTCTCTGCCAGGTCGTTTCGGTCACCCTGTACTCCTACGGTTTCGCGGAATCCCTGCGGATTCTCTGGCCCGGCATCCCCGTGCCCTTCGTGGCCTTTCTGGTGATTCTGGCGGTCGGCTGGCTGGCCTCGCGCGGGGTCGGATTCGCCCTCAGGGCCCAGTTGCCGGTCATGGCCCTGATCGCTCTGTCGTTGCTGGCCCTGATTTTGGGTGTGCTGTTCGGCACTGCGCCGGAGGCGCCGCCGGCGCCGCTCCAATCCGTGGCGGAAACGGTGGGTTTTTGGACGGTGTTCGCGGTATTCTTCCCGGCCGTCACCGGCATCATGGCGGGGTTGAGCCTGTCCGGGGACCTGCGTGACTCCAAGACGTCCATCCCCCTGGGCACCCTGGCGGCGGTTTGCACCGGGTTTGCCATCTACCTGCTGGTGCCGATCCTGCTCGCCGCGGGTGCCGACCCGGTCTCCCTGCGCGAGGATTCCCTGATCTGGACCAAGCTTGCCGTGCTGGGCCCCTGGCTGGTTCTGCCCGGCCTGTGGGGCGCCATTTTTTCCTCGGCGGTGGGCTCGGCGCTGGCCGGACCCCGCACTTTGCAGGCCCTGGCCATGGACCGCCTGGCTCCACGCTGGCTGGCTTCGAGCGATGAGCCGCGCGGAGCGCTGGCCTTGACCATCGGCATCGCCCTGACCGCGGTCTTGTTGGGGGATCTCAATACCGTCGCCCTGGTGGTGACGATGTTTTTCCTCACCGTGTACGGGACCATCAATCTGGTGGCGGCCCTGGAGGGGCTTTCCGGCAATCCCTCCTGGCGCCCGCGGGTGCGCATTCACTGGGGCGTGCCTCTCACCGGAGCGGTGGCCTGCTTTGCCGCCATGCTGCTGATCCATGCCACGGCCGGCATCATCGCCATCATCATCGAACTGGCCCTGTGGATCTTTCTCGCCCGGCGTGAACGCAAGGCGGACTGGGGTGATGTACGCCGCGATGTCTACGAGGCGCTGATTCGCTGGGCGCTGATCCGCCTCTCGCGGCGCCCCATGACCGCGCGCAACTGGCGTCCCCACCTGCTGGTGTTTGTCGGGCGGGTGGAACGGCGCCTCGACCTGGTGCGCTTCGGCAACTGGTTCAGCGCCAACCGCGGGGTTTTGACGGTGTGCGAGCTGGTGCCGGGCGAATTGCTGGATATCGACTTCGAACCGCCGCGCCGCCAAAAAGAAATGGAAGCCGTCCTGCGCCGGGAGGGGCTGGTGGCCTTCGGTCAGGTGAGCGTGGTGGAGAGCGTGGAGCGGGGCATCCTGGCGGTGGCCCAGGCCAACGGCATCGCCGGCATCGAGAGCAACACGGTGCTGCTCGGCTGGCCCGACGATCCCCAGCGTCTGGTCTATTTCCTGCGAGTGATCCGCAAGCTGCGACGCCTCAATCAGTCGTTCATTCTCGCCAAGCTCAAACCCCTGGCGCCGGGCCGCGAGGGGCGCCGGCGCACGGTGGATGTCTGGTGGGGCGGTCTGCAACAAAACGGCGATCTGATGCTGCTGCTGGCCTACCTGCTCACCCGCAATCCCGAGTGGCGCGGCGCGCGCATCCGCATTCTGAGTCTGGCTTCCAATCCCTTGGCCAAGGAACAGACCGAACGCATTCTGTGCCGTCTGATTCCTGAAATCCGCATCGAAGCCGACATCGATGTGAAGATCAAGGAGGAGGGCTATAGTGTCCATAAGGCGATTCATGCCGAGAGCGCCAAGGCCGATGTCGTTATTCTCGGGCTGGGCACTCCGGTCGCCGGCGACGAGGAGCGTCATGCCCAGCGCCTGCGGGAGCTGGCCGAAGGGTTGCCGACCTGCTTTTTCGTCAACAACGGCAGCCTCTTCATCGGCGAACTGGTCACCACCACCGAAGGAGTGGGAGCCGCCGGAGTGGCCGCCCCGGCGTCGCGAGGGCCGGGCTGGAGCGGCACCACGGGCGCGCACCCTAACGGGACCGCAGTCGATTGA
- a CDS encoding isochorismatase family protein, producing the protein MNEAVDKFILKREQAVLVVVDVQERLVPVMDQDQYAKVLRNIDFVLKSARLLDLPVVGTEQYPRGIGHMVPELADACRDKVIEKLSFGSCGEPAFVDHLKSLGRRQVIVTGMEAHVCVYQTVLGLLREGFDVHLLRDGIISRGEVDYLNALELSRAAGAVVTTAETAVFQLVGVSSDPQFKAISALVKGRTVER; encoded by the coding sequence ATGAACGAGGCAGTGGATAAATTCATCTTGAAGCGCGAGCAGGCCGTGTTGGTGGTGGTGGACGTGCAGGAGCGGCTGGTGCCGGTCATGGACCAAGATCAGTACGCCAAGGTCTTGCGGAACATCGACTTCGTGCTCAAGAGCGCGCGCCTGCTCGATCTGCCGGTGGTCGGCACCGAGCAGTATCCGCGCGGCATCGGCCACATGGTGCCGGAGCTGGCCGATGCCTGCCGCGACAAGGTGATCGAAAAACTCAGCTTCGGCTCCTGCGGCGAACCCGCATTCGTCGATCATCTCAAGTCCCTGGGGCGCCGCCAGGTCATCGTCACGGGCATGGAGGCTCATGTGTGTGTTTACCAGACGGTGCTCGGGCTGCTGCGGGAAGGCTTTGACGTACATCTGCTGCGCGATGGAATCATCTCGCGCGGCGAGGTGGATTATCTCAACGCCCTGGAGCTGTCGCGCGCGGCCGGTGCGGTGGTCACCACCGCCGAGACGGCGGTGTTTCAGTTGGTCGGCGTGTCGAGCGATCCGCAATTCAAGGCCATCTCCGCCCTGGTCAAGGGGCGCACGGTGGAGAGGTAG
- the ispG gene encoding flavodoxin-dependent (E)-4-hydroxy-3-methylbut-2-enyl-diphosphate synthase — protein MNSEAAMPRRRTRQLRVGAVAVGGDAPISVQSMTNTDTRDVAATLAQINDLAAAGCEIVRCAVPDEAAAQALAAIRAGSPLPLIADIHFDYRLALHALAAGVDGLRLNPGNIGARWKVEEVVRACSERQVPIRIGVNGGSLEKELLERYGHPTPEAMVESALGHIRVLEDLGFEAIKVSLKASDIRRTVEAYRLLARQVDYPLHIGITEAGTTWSGTIKSAVGLGVLLYEGIGDTLRVSLTGDPVEEVRVGWEILKSLGLRERGPLFVSCPTCGRCQVDLIAVAEEVERRLHDLPQTLTVAVMGCVVNGPGEAREADVGLAGGKGQALLFRKGEIVRKVAENEMVEALIAEVHALVEEKGRRDL, from the coding sequence ATGAACAGCGAGGCCGCGATGCCCAGGCGCCGTACCCGGCAGCTGCGGGTCGGGGCGGTGGCGGTGGGCGGCGATGCGCCGATTTCGGTGCAGTCCATGACCAATACCGATACCCGCGATGTTGCGGCAACCCTGGCGCAAATCAACGACCTGGCGGCCGCGGGTTGCGAAATCGTGCGTTGCGCGGTGCCCGACGAGGCGGCCGCCCAGGCCTTGGCGGCGATTCGCGCGGGCAGCCCGCTGCCCCTCATCGCCGACATCCATTTCGATTATCGTTTGGCCTTGCACGCCCTGGCCGCCGGGGTCGACGGCCTGCGCCTCAACCCCGGCAACATCGGCGCGCGGTGGAAAGTCGAGGAGGTGGTGCGCGCCTGTAGCGAGCGGCAGGTGCCGATTCGCATCGGCGTCAACGGTGGGTCATTGGAAAAGGAACTGCTGGAGCGCTACGGGCATCCCACCCCCGAAGCCATGGTGGAGAGCGCCCTGGGTCACATCCGCGTGCTGGAGGATCTGGGCTTCGAGGCCATCAAGGTGAGCCTCAAGGCCTCGGACATCCGGCGCACCGTGGAAGCCTATCGCCTGCTGGCCCGCCAGGTTGACTATCCCCTGCACATCGGCATCACCGAGGCGGGTACCACCTGGAGCGGCACCATCAAGAGCGCCGTGGGCCTGGGCGTGCTGCTCTACGAGGGGATCGGCGACACCCTGCGTGTCTCTCTCACCGGCGATCCGGTGGAGGAGGTGCGGGTCGGCTGGGAAATCCTCAAGAGCCTCGGGCTGCGCGAGCGCGGCCCGCTGTTCGTGAGCTGCCCCACCTGCGGGCGCTGCCAGGTCGACCTGATCGCCGTGGCCGAGGAGGTTGAGCGGCGCTTGCACGATCTGCCCCAGACCCTGACCGTCGCGGTGATGGGTTGCGTGGTCAACGGCCCCGGCGAGGCGCGCGAGGCCGATGTGGGTCTGGCCGGCGGCAAGGGCCAGGCGCTGTTGTTTCGCAAGGGCGAGATCGTGCGCAAGGTGGCGGAAAACGAGATGGTCGAGGCCCTCATCGCCGAAGTTCATGCTTTGGTTGAAGAAAAAGGCCGGCGGGATCTCTGA
- the ilvB gene encoding biosynthetic-type acetolactate synthase large subunit: MKNGAQILVECLKKEGVDVIFGYPGARTLLLHDTLMDDPDISHILVRHEQGAAHAADGYARTTGKVGVCLTTSGPGATNLVTGIATAYMDSVPMVALTCQVTTADIGNDAFQEADMTGITRPITKHNYVVTDIEDLARIVREAFYVARTRRPGPVLIDLPSDVLAARGAGEIPESVSRRGYQEMPTLNLKQLKAAADLINKAKRPLIYAGGGIVLSNSQSRLRALADKAQLPVTHTLMGLGVMDATSPLSVGMLGMYGAWYANKAVHECDCLIAIGARFDDRVTGRIDGFAPNARIIQIDIDPATIRKTVQVHLPIVGDAGEAMEKLLELVEAKDRSGWLEQICAWKEEAPLPRPQSEQLMPHEIMEALRAVAGDTPVVASDVGLSQMWTANFFQFHEPRHYITSGGLGTMGYALPAAMGAAVGNPGRLVFAINGDGAFQMNVQELATCSQYNIPVKVIILNNGKLGMVRQFQRVFLKKRYSATDLGGHVDFCMVARGFQVAALKVTRKEELVHALNKAMEIEGPVVVDIDIDPDCYSFPMVPPGKKTVEALFDPDEWQG, from the coding sequence ATGAAAAACGGAGCCCAGATTCTCGTTGAATGTCTGAAAAAAGAAGGGGTGGACGTCATCTTCGGCTACCCCGGCGCCCGCACCCTGCTGCTGCACGACACCCTGATGGATGATCCCGACATCAGTCACATCCTGGTGCGCCACGAGCAGGGCGCGGCCCATGCCGCCGACGGCTACGCGCGCACCACCGGCAAGGTCGGGGTGTGCCTGACCACCTCGGGCCCCGGCGCCACCAACCTGGTGACCGGCATCGCCACCGCCTACATGGATTCGGTGCCCATGGTGGCCCTCACCTGCCAGGTCACCACCGCCGACATCGGCAACGACGCCTTTCAGGAAGCGGACATGACCGGCATCACCCGCCCCATCACCAAGCACAACTATGTGGTCACCGACATCGAGGATCTGGCCCGTATCGTGCGCGAGGCTTTTTACGTGGCGCGCACCCGGCGTCCCGGCCCGGTTCTCATCGACCTGCCCAGCGACGTTCTGGCCGCGCGCGGCGCGGGAGAAATCCCCGAAAGCGTGAGCCGCCGCGGCTACCAGGAGATGCCGACTCTCAATCTTAAACAGCTTAAGGCGGCCGCCGATCTCATCAACAAGGCCAAGCGTCCGCTGATCTATGCCGGCGGCGGCATCGTGCTGTCCAACTCGCAGAGCCGGCTGCGCGCCCTGGCCGACAAGGCGCAGCTACCCGTGACCCACACCCTCATGGGTCTGGGCGTCATGGATGCCACCTCGCCCCTGTCGGTGGGCATGCTCGGCATGTACGGCGCCTGGTACGCCAACAAGGCGGTGCATGAATGCGATTGTTTGATCGCCATAGGCGCGCGCTTCGATGATCGCGTCACCGGCCGCATCGACGGCTTTGCGCCCAACGCGCGCATCATCCAGATCGACATCGACCCGGCCACCATCCGCAAGACCGTGCAGGTACACCTGCCCATCGTCGGCGACGCCGGCGAGGCCATGGAAAAACTCCTGGAACTGGTCGAGGCCAAGGACCGCAGCGGCTGGCTGGAGCAGATCTGCGCCTGGAAGGAAGAAGCCCCCCTGCCCCGCCCCCAGAGCGAGCAGCTTATGCCCCACGAAATCATGGAGGCGCTGCGCGCCGTCGCCGGCGACACCCCGGTGGTGGCCTCCGACGTGGGCCTGTCGCAGATGTGGACCGCAAACTTCTTCCAGTTCCACGAACCGCGCCACTACATCACCAGCGGCGGCCTGGGCACCATGGGCTACGCCCTCCCAGCCGCCATGGGGGCGGCAGTGGGCAATCCGGGACGCCTGGTCTTTGCCATCAACGGCGACGGCGCCTTTCAGATGAACGTGCAGGAGCTGGCGACCTGCTCTCAGTACAACATCCCCGTCAAGGTGATCATCCTCAACAACGGCAAGCTCGGCATGGTGCGCCAGTTCCAGCGCGTATTCCTGAAAAAACGCTATTCCGCCACGGACCTCGGCGGCCATGTGGATTTCTGCATGGTGGCGCGCGGCTTTCAGGTGGCGGCCCTCAAGGTGACGCGCAAGGAGGAACTGGTCCACGCCCTCAACAAGGCCATGGAGATCGAAGGACCGGTGGTGGTGGACATCGACATCGATCCGGACTGCTACAGCTTCCCCATGGTGCCGCCGGGCAAAAAGACCGTGGAAGCGCTGTTTGATCCGGATGAGTGGCAGGGATAG
- a CDS encoding lipocalin family protein, whose protein sequence is MRVAIILVFLAALSGCVRVPAGVSVVDGFELERYLGRWYEIARLDHPFERGLIAVTADYSLGEGGAIEVLNRGYDPAKERWKEARGRAYPVGAPGEGRLKVSFFGPFYGAYNIIALDHAEYSYALVSGPSRNYLWILAREPRMEPALLAELVGQADRLGFVVDELIFVEH, encoded by the coding sequence ATGCGTGTCGCCATTATTCTGGTTTTTCTCGCGGCGCTGAGCGGCTGCGTTCGTGTTCCTGCCGGGGTGTCGGTGGTCGATGGCTTCGAGTTAGAGCGCTATCTGGGTCGCTGGTATGAAATCGCGCGCCTCGATCATCCCTTCGAGCGCGGGTTGATTGCCGTCACCGCGGATTACAGCCTGGGCGAGGGCGGTGCCATCGAGGTGCTCAATCGCGGCTACGATCCGGCCAAGGAACGCTGGAAAGAGGCTCGGGGACGCGCCTATCCGGTCGGCGCTCCCGGCGAAGGGCGGCTCAAGGTCAGCTTCTTCGGTCCCTTTTACGGCGCCTACAACATCATCGCCCTGGATCATGCGGAATACAGCTACGCCCTGGTGAGCGGGCCGAGCCGCAACTATTTGTGGATTCTTGCCCGTGAGCCGCGTATGGAGCCGGCTTTGCTGGCCGAACTCGTTGGCCAAGCCGACCGCCTTGGTTTTGTCGTCGACGAGCTGATTTTCGTGGAGCATTAG